One genomic window of Evansella cellulosilytica DSM 2522 includes the following:
- the pilM gene encoding type IV pilus biogenesis protein PilM gives MFKFTTKPSVGIHIKDHVIRFVSMRGSSLANVESFGEKYLPKGVIEKGKIVQADVFEEMMLDCVKKWNLKNKEVMFFVPDSSVFFRKLSIPADIKEEEIRGYLNFEIGASIHLPFDEAYFDYHVLETNEADEKRQILFFATPELLIKDYAKRLESVKLKPIAADISGLSLYRFFQQNSEAGDRDHFLFIEWDVTSINLSIFHDDIPVFMRHIPQILEETDWDVKIGEDHTTLVCKNDVKIDGEISDHILEVERVLNFYKYSMNQGQKEITNIVLTGDHPKLATLIKDRLAEINTNSSLKVIEDLQVELHPHYILPLSLCLKEV, from the coding sequence TTGTTCAAATTTACGACGAAACCTTCTGTTGGGATACATATTAAGGACCACGTCATTCGTTTCGTTTCGATGAGGGGGTCTTCTTTAGCAAACGTAGAAAGCTTTGGGGAAAAATATTTACCTAAAGGCGTCATTGAAAAAGGAAAGATCGTGCAAGCTGATGTGTTTGAGGAAATGATGCTAGATTGTGTGAAAAAGTGGAACTTAAAAAATAAAGAAGTGATGTTTTTCGTACCAGATTCGTCTGTATTTTTTCGAAAGCTTTCCATACCTGCTGACATAAAGGAAGAAGAGATTAGAGGGTATTTGAATTTTGAGATTGGTGCCTCCATCCATCTGCCCTTTGACGAAGCATATTTTGATTACCACGTTTTGGAGACGAACGAAGCCGATGAAAAAAGACAAATATTATTCTTTGCTACGCCAGAACTATTAATAAAGGATTACGCAAAACGGCTAGAAAGTGTCAAGTTAAAGCCAATTGCAGCAGATATATCGGGCTTATCACTATATCGTTTTTTTCAACAAAACAGTGAGGCTGGAGATCGCGATCACTTCTTATTTATAGAATGGGACGTCACATCGATTAACCTTTCCATTTTCCACGATGATATCCCAGTGTTTATGCGTCATATTCCTCAAATTTTGGAAGAAACAGATTGGGATGTGAAAATTGGAGAAGATCATACGACATTAGTGTGCAAAAATGATGTGAAAATCGACGGAGAAATTAGTGACCACATACTTGAGGTTGAACGTGTACTCAATTTCTATAAATACTCCATGAATCAAGGACAAAAGGAAATTACGAATATTGTTTTAACTGGTGACCACCCAAAGCTCGCCACATTAATTAAAGATAGGCTTGCTGAAATAAATACAAATTCATCTTTAAAAGTGATAGAAGATCTTCAAGTAGAGCTTCACCCTCATTATATATTACCGTTGAGCCTATGCTTAAAAGAGGTGTAA
- a CDS encoding type IV pilus twitching motility protein PilT, producing MGRSLKKLLSEAIYLEASDIHLTIGKPPVLRIHGELITLDQESLKPEDIKEMVEEVLPEALKEQLETNREVDFSYGIPGVSRFRLNAYYQRSHLSMAIRVIQVQIPSLEDLAMPSVLKTIAEKKQGLVLVTGPTGSGKSTTLAAMIKHMNENVKKHIITLEDPIEYLHKHRNCIIDQREVGSDTKSFSTGLRSALRQDPDVILVGEMRDLDTIATAITAAETGHLVLGTLHTSSAAATIDRIIDVFQPSQQAQIRIQLASVLAAVISQRLLTTVDRRGRKAATEILVNNYAIANLIRNEKIHQIENVLQTSRSEGMHTLEMSIRQLLTDRLIDYEEAKHYIKER from the coding sequence GTGGGTCGAAGCTTAAAAAAATTATTATCAGAAGCTATTTATCTCGAAGCCTCGGATATACACTTAACGATTGGGAAACCGCCAGTACTAAGGATTCATGGTGAATTAATAACACTCGATCAGGAAAGTTTAAAACCTGAGGACATTAAAGAGATGGTAGAAGAGGTATTACCAGAAGCGTTAAAGGAACAGCTAGAAACAAATCGTGAAGTCGACTTTTCATATGGAATTCCAGGTGTTTCGCGTTTTCGTTTAAATGCATATTACCAAAGGTCGCACTTAAGCATGGCGATTCGTGTCATTCAAGTGCAAATCCCGAGTTTAGAAGACTTAGCGATGCCGAGTGTGTTAAAGACAATTGCAGAGAAAAAGCAAGGGTTAGTGTTAGTGACAGGTCCTACTGGTAGCGGGAAATCGACGACTTTAGCCGCTATGATTAAGCACATGAACGAAAATGTAAAGAAGCACATTATTACGCTCGAAGACCCAATCGAGTATTTGCACAAGCATAGAAACTGTATTATTGATCAAAGAGAGGTTGGATCTGATACGAAGAGCTTCTCTACAGGATTGAGGTCGGCACTTCGACAAGATCCAGACGTTATTTTAGTAGGGGAAATGCGAGATTTAGACACGATTGCTACAGCCATTACAGCAGCAGAAACGGGTCATCTCGTTTTAGGCACGCTACACACATCTAGCGCTGCTGCAACAATTGATCGTATTATCGATGTATTCCAGCCAAGTCAGCAAGCACAAATTAGAATTCAGCTCGCTTCTGTTTTAGCAGCTGTCATTTCCCAACGTTTATTAACGACGGTCGATCGTCGTGGACGAAAAGCGGCAACAGAAATACTTGTGAACAATTATGCGATAGCGAATTTAATTAGAAACGAAAAAATACATCAAATCGAAAATGTACTTCAAACGAGTCGTTCAGAAGGAATGCATACGCTAGAAATGAGCATAAGACAGCTTTTAACGGATCGCTTAATCGATTATGAAGAGGCAAAACATTATATAAAAGAGAGGTGA
- a CDS encoding type II secretion system F family protein, with the protein MPQFRYKGRTNTGLPKEGTISGQSRKKAIQKLRDQGVAQATLDEVQPTFLNKEITFGNPVKLGDFVLFLRQFATLLKSGVSIVDATNILSKQTSSKPLMRALENVEEELLSGMSFSEAAEKQKNIFPPIFVNMVRAGEATGSLDEALEQLAVQFEKQHDTKQKVKSALAYPIIIAIVATVVVIFLLTSVVPMFASMLSDLGGELPAITVFVLTVSNIVSTLWWLILIAVILLAVAIWIMRKNDDTKYYLDYFLLKLPIFGLLLQKAALARMSRTLSSLFSSSVPILQSLKIVEKVIGNEVIARTLKQSRDSLEEGKRLTEPMKDNWVFPPLVVQMISIGEETGSLDQMLGKVADFYEKEVEYATDRLKALIEPLLIVILAAAVGVIVISIIVPMFQIYSEI; encoded by the coding sequence TTGCCACAATTTCGCTATAAAGGAAGAACAAATACAGGATTACCGAAGGAAGGGACGATTTCAGGACAATCTCGTAAAAAAGCGATACAAAAGTTAAGAGACCAAGGTGTTGCACAAGCAACACTAGACGAAGTCCAACCGACCTTTTTAAATAAAGAGATTACTTTTGGTAACCCTGTAAAGCTTGGAGATTTTGTTCTATTTTTAAGGCAATTCGCCACTCTATTAAAATCGGGTGTCTCTATTGTAGATGCTACGAACATTTTGTCAAAGCAGACGAGCAGTAAGCCGTTAATGCGAGCGCTAGAAAATGTAGAGGAAGAGCTTTTATCGGGAATGTCATTTTCTGAAGCTGCTGAAAAGCAGAAAAATATATTCCCACCGATTTTCGTCAATATGGTTCGTGCTGGTGAAGCTACTGGGTCTTTAGACGAAGCGCTTGAGCAATTAGCTGTACAATTTGAAAAGCAGCATGATACGAAGCAAAAGGTAAAATCTGCATTAGCTTATCCAATCATTATCGCAATTGTTGCTACTGTCGTTGTTATTTTCTTATTAACGTCTGTTGTGCCAATGTTTGCATCGATGTTATCTGACTTAGGAGGTGAGCTGCCTGCAATTACTGTCTTTGTTTTAACTGTAAGTAATATCGTGTCAACATTATGGTGGTTAATTCTTATTGCTGTCATACTGTTAGCGGTCGCGATTTGGATTATGAGGAAAAACGATGATACGAAGTATTATTTAGACTACTTTCTCTTAAAATTACCGATATTTGGCCTCTTGTTGCAGAAGGCGGCATTAGCTAGAATGAGTAGGACGCTAAGCTCTTTATTTAGCAGCTCCGTACCAATTTTACAATCATTAAAAATTGTAGAAAAGGTCATCGGCAATGAGGTGATAGCACGTACATTAAAACAGTCACGTGATTCATTAGAAGAAGGAAAACGCCTCACAGAACCAATGAAGGATAATTGGGTATTTCCGCCACTAGTCGTTCAAATGATTAGCATCGGCGAGGAAACAGGCTCATTAGATCAAATGCTAGGAAAGGTCGCAGACTTTTATGAAAAAGAAGTAGAGTATGCAACCGATAGATTAAAAGCACTTATTGAGCCATTACTCATCGTGATACTTGCAGCAGCTGTTGGAGTCATTGTCATTTCCATCATCGTACCAATGTTCCAAATCTATTCAGAGATTTAA
- a CDS encoding pilus assembly PilX N-terminal domain-containing protein: MKLSLDVKKYMTNEKGITLILVLILIVVMSVLTVSLIGVTATNLKVSSGERDNQSAYYIAESGINLHINSIKENLDKESVDEIIGPLPNETIYSNFEPQQGIEPRAIVTIDETNMDGVYKITSIGEIGNRSRVVEVTFTLPMSEGESGPPIFIPSDMAVFSNSTIKLDGSTSINGSVGTVSDNPGSITIAGGGGNRITGDIFVGGNLNNVISKPNGVTLRDPKVIQNSFDYTLPQFPNFPELTTPANGGPISNGNLHVGPWPFQGYTFSEDAHFNTIIVDSNTTLTIDVGGENEHRKIRVNNLHLRQGHIRLVGEGKLTLYIENQFTFQSTNRINVTHSGDQNEIKDVTDQLNIFYSGSNKLEVGGQSQIFGSIYINHADLDIGASATFTGHIISGGNKVEISGDSKNNTRVLFAPLAKVEMTGSSQVRGTIISKEYEASGGGIRVDYQEIDQDSLIPFFPGNGSGDEETPTFNFELQTPTVEK; the protein is encoded by the coding sequence ATGAAGCTAAGTTTAGATGTGAAAAAATACATGACGAATGAAAAAGGTATCACATTAATTCTCGTGTTGATTTTAATCGTTGTCATGTCCGTTTTAACTGTTAGCCTTATCGGTGTCACAGCAACAAACTTGAAAGTGAGTTCTGGGGAAAGAGATAATCAATCTGCCTATTATATTGCAGAGTCAGGGATTAACCTTCATATTAATAGTATAAAAGAAAATCTAGATAAAGAGAGTGTAGACGAAATTATTGGGCCTCTTCCTAATGAAACTATCTATTCAAATTTTGAGCCTCAGCAAGGCATTGAACCTAGGGCGATAGTAACCATCGATGAGACTAACATGGATGGTGTTTACAAAATCACATCAATTGGAGAGATAGGAAATCGTTCAAGGGTAGTAGAAGTGACCTTTACCTTACCAATGAGTGAGGGAGAAAGTGGTCCACCTATATTTATTCCATCTGACATGGCGGTATTTTCCAACAGTACAATAAAACTAGATGGTAGCACGTCCATTAATGGTTCTGTTGGAACTGTCTCTGATAACCCTGGAAGTATAACGATTGCCGGCGGTGGTGGAAATAGAATTACAGGTGATATTTTTGTAGGTGGGAATTTGAATAATGTTATTTCAAAACCGAATGGTGTAACATTAAGAGATCCAAAAGTGATACAAAATAGTTTTGATTATACATTACCTCAATTCCCAAATTTCCCTGAATTAACTACACCTGCAAATGGTGGCCCTATTTCAAATGGAAATTTACACGTCGGTCCTTGGCCATTTCAAGGCTATACTTTCTCAGAAGATGCACATTTTAATACGATCATCGTTGATTCAAATACAACTTTGACCATTGATGTTGGTGGTGAAAATGAGCATCGAAAAATAAGAGTGAATAATTTACATCTAAGACAAGGCCATATTCGTTTAGTAGGAGAAGGAAAGTTGACTTTATATATAGAAAATCAATTTACTTTCCAGAGTACCAATCGCATAAATGTCACGCATTCAGGTGATCAAAATGAGATTAAAGACGTAACTGATCAGTTAAATATATTTTATAGCGGATCTAACAAACTAGAAGTAGGCGGCCAATCGCAAATTTTTGGTTCGATATATATTAATCATGCTGACCTAGATATAGGTGCTTCTGCTACCTTTACTGGACATATTATTTCTGGAGGTAATAAGGTTGAGATTTCTGGAGATTCTAAAAATAATACAAGAGTACTGTTTGCACCATTAGCAAAAGTTGAGATGACTGGTTCTAGTCAAGTAAGAGGAACTATTATCTCAAAGGAATATGAAGCTTCTGGTGGAGGAATTAGAGTCGATTACCAAGAGATTGATCAAGACAGCTTAATTCCTTTCTTCCCTGGAAATGGTTCCGGAGATGAAGAAACTCCTACATTTAACTTTGAGTTACAGACACCAACTGTTGAAAAATAA
- a CDS encoding type IV pilus modification PilV family protein produces the protein MLKDLSRKIFVEDGRTLVEILISITILAIVTVPIASMFVQSARSINVAEELMDATYVAQTVMEEIYHISDGSLASFDALHEAEGFDYSPIDLEEPDYIFQQIKNGYEIEVILSNENDLVNVLVKVIEQGKLSAQMETYLDWK, from the coding sequence GTGCTAAAAGACCTCTCTCGTAAAATATTTGTTGAAGATGGTAGAACATTAGTAGAAATTCTAATCTCTATCACGATATTAGCTATTGTTACTGTACCGATTGCATCGATGTTTGTTCAGTCTGCTCGCTCTATTAATGTTGCCGAAGAGCTGATGGACGCCACCTACGTAGCACAAACAGTTATGGAGGAAATTTATCATATAAGTGATGGTTCATTAGCTAGTTTTGATGCGCTACATGAAGCAGAAGGATTCGATTATTCTCCCATTGATTTAGAAGAGCCAGATTATATTTTTCAGCAAATTAAAAATGGTTATGAAATAGAGGTTATTTTATCAAACGAAAATGATCTCGTAAATGTATTAGTTAAAGTGATCGAACAAGGAAAGTTATCAGCACAAATGGAAACGTATTTAGATTGGAAGTAG
- a CDS encoding prepilin peptidase yields MTLFLHVYLFVFGAILGSFYNVVGLRVPAGESIVSPGSHCPTCKKSLSWLELIPVISFFIQRGRCRKCATKISPIYPFFETVTACLFTISPLLVGWSKELPIALAFISLLMIITVSDLKTMLIPDKVLIIFLVIFIVLRLVHPLTPWWDSLLGASVGFGVLLLLAIVSKGGMGGGDIKLFGVIGIILGFYGVLVTLFLASFIGAIVGGIGLVTKKVRRGNPIPFGPFIAVGAIISYFFHQSMIEWYIHLL; encoded by the coding sequence ATGACACTATTCTTACACGTTTACTTATTCGTATTTGGTGCCATTTTAGGCTCCTTCTATAATGTAGTTGGTTTGCGGGTGCCCGCGGGAGAATCGATTGTCTCCCCGGGCTCCCACTGCCCTACATGTAAAAAGTCATTATCTTGGTTAGAGTTAATCCCAGTCATTTCTTTTTTCATTCAAAGAGGTCGCTGCCGTAAATGCGCAACGAAGATTTCTCCGATATATCCTTTCTTTGAAACGGTAACAGCATGTCTTTTTACGATTTCACCTTTATTGGTGGGATGGTCAAAGGAATTGCCAATTGCTTTAGCATTTATTTCTTTGTTAATGATTATTACAGTATCTGATTTGAAAACAATGCTCATACCGGATAAAGTACTCATCATATTTCTCGTTATTTTTATCGTATTAAGACTTGTCCATCCGCTTACACCTTGGTGGGATAGTCTCTTAGGTGCTTCCGTTGGCTTCGGAGTACTTTTGCTCCTTGCTATTGTAAGTAAAGGTGGTATGGGGGGCGGAGATATTAAGCTTTTTGGCGTTATCGGTATCATTTTAGGCTTTTACGGTGTATTAGTGACGTTGTTTTTAGCTAGCTTTATTGGTGCGATCGTTGGTGGTATTGGTCTTGTAACAAAGAAAGTAAGAAGGGGGAATCCAATCCCTTTCGGACCGTTTATTGCTGTCGGTGCAATCATTAGCTATTTTTTTCATCAATCAATGATTGAGTGGTATATACATTTACTTTAA
- a CDS encoding PilW family protein: MIKNEKGLTLVELLISVALISMIAILITSIQIFGQNQYTNQSKQIDNQANVRLAMNVLTKEIRSGSSAELSADFTELKIEKVGGESTIFSFIDNQIIQNNSNIIAENVQVDHPIFIKNEAHESIGVKLTIHSQGELNYQTTSLSSTIFLRGRGGDSE; this comes from the coding sequence ATGATTAAAAATGAAAAAGGTTTAACGTTAGTCGAGCTACTCATTTCAGTAGCTTTAATATCAATGATTGCTATTTTAATCACCTCAATTCAGATTTTTGGACAAAATCAATACACAAATCAATCAAAGCAAATTGATAATCAAGCAAATGTTCGATTAGCAATGAATGTGTTAACGAAAGAAATTAGAAGTGGGAGTTCAGCCGAACTTAGTGCAGATTTTACTGAATTGAAGATCGAAAAGGTCGGTGGCGAATCTACTATATTTTCATTTATTGATAATCAAATTATACAAAATAACTCAAACATCATCGCAGAAAATGTTCAAGTCGATCATCCTATCTTCATAAAAAATGAAGCGCATGAGAGTATTGGAGTGAAATTAACGATCCATAGTCAAGGTGAACTTAATTACCAAACAACATCACTGTCTAGCACAATATTTTTAAGAGGAAGAGGCGGTGATTCTGAATGA
- a CDS encoding GspE/PulE family protein translates to MNQSRKRLGDLLVETGLISKEQLEEALEQKTSNQKLGDVLLQQGYITEQQLIEVLEYQLGIPHVSLYRYPIDPKMTNLVPKEIANTRNLMPLKLEGDKLFIAMADPMDFFAIDDIRLSTGFEVEVAIATKDDILKAIHKYYELEDTVEELFEEMPSTDDKEMETLIENDSPMVKLVNQLLLRAVQERASDIHIDTQESKVIIRYRVDGVLKTERTLPKHMQNMLIARIKIMGNLDITESRIPQDGRIKVNIDFHPIDLRISTLPTVYGEKIVMRILDLGNSLNDLEKLGFSEKHYEQLTEMLDMPNGIVLITGPTGSGKSSTLYASLNRLNSEQVNIITVEDPVEYQLEGINQIQVNTKVGMTFASGLRSILRQDPDIIMVGEIRDSETAEIAVRASLTGHLVLSTIHTNDSISTINRLVDMKIEPFLLAASLSGIVSQRLVRKICRDCKKEHELTLREKAIFSKRGIEVDKVYRGEGCPTCNMTGYRDRIAIHEMLVLDDEIKHMIMNEKSSHAIKEYALKKGMSFLVDDGLEKVKLGLTTTEEVLRVATDK, encoded by the coding sequence TTGAATCAAAGTCGAAAGCGATTAGGTGACTTATTAGTTGAGACAGGCCTTATTAGTAAAGAACAGTTAGAAGAGGCACTAGAACAAAAGACAAGTAACCAAAAGCTTGGTGATGTATTACTTCAACAAGGCTATATTACTGAGCAGCAATTAATAGAAGTACTTGAATATCAGCTTGGAATTCCACATGTTAGTTTATATCGTTACCCGATTGATCCAAAGATGACAAATCTAGTACCTAAGGAAATTGCTAATACGAGAAACTTAATGCCACTAAAGCTTGAAGGAGATAAGCTTTTCATTGCAATGGCAGATCCGATGGACTTTTTTGCTATCGATGATATACGTCTTTCCACTGGATTTGAGGTAGAAGTCGCTATCGCTACGAAAGACGATATTTTAAAAGCAATCCATAAATATTACGAGCTTGAGGATACTGTAGAAGAACTATTTGAGGAAATGCCTTCTACAGATGATAAAGAAATGGAAACATTAATTGAAAATGATTCACCCATGGTCAAGCTAGTAAACCAGCTTTTACTTAGAGCAGTTCAAGAGAGAGCTAGTGACATTCATATAGATACACAAGAAAGTAAAGTCATCATTCGTTATCGTGTAGATGGCGTGTTAAAAACTGAACGAACACTTCCAAAGCACATGCAAAATATGCTAATTGCTCGAATTAAAATTATGGGCAATTTAGATATAACAGAATCACGTATTCCACAGGATGGAAGAATTAAAGTGAATATTGATTTTCATCCTATTGATTTAAGAATCTCCACTTTACCGACAGTATACGGAGAAAAAATCGTAATGCGTATTTTAGACTTAGGCAATTCACTCAACGATTTAGAAAAGCTTGGCTTTAGTGAGAAGCATTATGAACAGTTAACAGAGATGTTGGACATGCCAAACGGTATTGTTTTAATTACAGGACCAACTGGATCTGGTAAATCATCGACGTTATATGCAAGCTTAAACCGCTTAAATTCGGAACAAGTGAACATCATTACGGTAGAGGACCCTGTGGAATATCAGCTTGAAGGGATTAATCAAATTCAAGTGAATACGAAGGTCGGGATGACATTTGCTAGTGGACTCCGCTCCATATTGAGACAAGATCCAGATATTATCATGGTCGGAGAAATAAGAGACTCAGAAACGGCAGAAATTGCTGTCCGTGCATCACTAACAGGCCACTTAGTATTAAGTACAATTCATACGAACGACTCAATCAGTACGATCAACCGATTAGTTGATATGAAAATTGAACCTTTTCTCTTAGCTGCATCATTGTCTGGTATTGTTTCACAACGTCTTGTCAGAAAGATTTGCCGAGATTGTAAGAAAGAACATGAATTAACATTGAGAGAAAAAGCAATTTTTTCTAAAAGAGGTATTGAAGTAGATAAAGTGTATCGAGGCGAAGGCTGCCCAACATGCAATATGACAGGCTATCGGGATCGAATTGCGATACATGAAATGCTTGTACTAGATGATGAGATAAAGCACATGATTATGAATGAAAAATCTAGCCATGCAATTAAAGAGTATGCGCTAAAAAAAGGAATGTCCTTTTTAGTCGATGATGGCTTAGAAAAAGTGAAGCTAGGTTTAACAACGACAGAAGAAGTTTTACGAGTAGCAACCGACAAGTAG
- a CDS encoding type II secretion system protein, whose translation MLKRMVKNEKGLTLIELLVVVVILGIIAAIAIPSIGGLIDNAKKDAHVGNAQQMVNSARIYFTAFPDETSVTLEELENENYLDPMVDPDDNDENYEEGTVNALGDGRYSVYLEGQERYVGTAAGGAINQSDLDRSAVHDN comes from the coding sequence ATGTTAAAAAGAATGGTTAAAAACGAAAAAGGTTTAACACTAATCGAGCTACTAGTTGTCGTTGTTATACTAGGAATAATCGCAGCAATTGCAATTCCAAGTATCGGTGGGTTAATTGATAACGCGAAGAAAGATGCACACGTAGGGAATGCACAGCAGATGGTAAACTCTGCAAGGATCTATTTTACAGCTTTTCCTGATGAAACATCTGTCACATTAGAGGAATTAGAAAATGAGAATTATTTAGATCCTATGGTAGACCCGGATGATAATGATGAAAATTATGAAGAAGGCACCGTAAATGCATTGGGCGATGGTCGATATTCTGTCTATTTAGAGGGGCAAGAAAGATATGTTGGTACTGCAGCAGGTGGAGCAATCAATCAATCTGACCTTGATAGAAGTGCAGTTCATGATAATTAA
- a CDS encoding PilN domain-containing protein, with product MTIEINLLPKKPKKNYMLITVIGITYGVAMVILIAGIFYYQALQREQAFLRANIQTVQQLQEIASLQELAMPETQQLEKTVSYLEEGYVSSVLVLDQFIAQLPEGGQFLNYQYNEGGTVQITAQFSSQNETASYLHHLNRLPFVNNVMINDVRAEGATGTDGETGTERFVASYSIAFQEEQAKLLDESNLTDEEGNE from the coding sequence ATGACAATTGAAATTAATTTATTGCCAAAAAAGCCTAAAAAAAATTATATGCTTATTACTGTCATTGGAATCACTTATGGTGTTGCAATGGTTATATTAATTGCTGGAATTTTTTATTACCAAGCGTTACAGCGAGAGCAAGCTTTCCTCCGAGCTAACATTCAAACCGTACAGCAGCTACAAGAAATAGCAAGCTTACAGGAATTAGCAATGCCGGAAACCCAGCAGCTTGAAAAGACAGTTTCGTATTTAGAGGAAGGCTATGTATCTTCAGTTCTTGTTCTTGATCAATTCATTGCTCAGTTACCAGAAGGTGGTCAGTTTTTGAACTATCAATATAATGAAGGTGGTACCGTTCAAATTACGGCACAATTTTCTTCACAAAATGAGACAGCTAGTTACCTTCATCACCTAAACAGGTTGCCGTTTGTAAATAATGTCATGATTAATGATGTTCGAGCAGAAGGGGCAACGGGCACTGACGGTGAAACTGGAACAGAGCGCTTTGTAGCCTCGTATTCAATTGCCTTCCAAGAGGAACAAGCGAAGTTACTCGATGAGAGTAACTTGACTGATGAGGAGGGTAACGAATGA